The DNA region GAGTGGTGCAGACTCGGTCAGTGTCCGCAGAAATTGGATTAATTTGTGATTATTAGCGCGTTTTAAGACGACTTTACCGTACAATCATCACCTGCATCGATACTTAGTGTAGTGTAAACTTTAAACCATGGCAGAGTGACGGATCGATCAAGGTCACAGCAGCGGAGTGTGCGAGGAGCCTTCAGGTGATATTCAGGTGACTTTGCATCAGACCTAGAAACACAGAGTGATGGCCGGGCTTATAAACTTTGAGGATGAGGCAGAGGTGAAGCAGTTTCTGGATAATCTGGGGGTGGAGTACAGCTTCCAGTGTTACAAAGAGAAGGACCCTGAAGGTAACACGGAGCTGCTCTCACCTGCTGCACGTGCTCACGTTAATACAGGGTCATGTGAGTGTTTCATGTTTGACTCGTTGTTTCCGCTCAGGCTGTCAGAGGCTCGCGGATTACCTGGAAGGTGTGAAGAAGAACTATGTGTCTTCAGCTCAGGTGCTCAAACACAACTGTGAAACACACGGACACGGAGAGAGCTGCTACAAGCTTGGAGCGTACCACGTGACAGGcaaaggtaaaaacacacacaggtgaactcacaacaacaataacaaccaTAAATTAGCCACCCTAAAGGCCAGTGTCTTTAggacaaatatgttttttctgtCCGGTTAGTAAAATGTGTGAACAGTGTTCACAAACAGGGTTAGTACCAAAGTGAAAGTGATTTacaacaagtttaaaaaatgctttcatCAAACAAGGTAAGATGCGAATCAAGCAAGGAATGACTATATGAGAAGGTAAGAGAATAAAAGTGAGTCttcttcatgtattttttcttttggatCAGTCATTGAATCAGCCGATCTTCCAGGCTGTTTCAAAGTCTCGATGCAGCCACAGAGAAGACCCTGTCTCTGAAAAGTTTTTAATTTGATCGACGGTTAGACGTCTTTATCTGATGATGTGATGATCTTATGATCTCATGATGTGAGGGGCCTGGGGGCTGTCTGGTGATCGGAGTTCAGAGACCTCTTTTTCACGAGATTCTGAACTGAACAGAAGCCAGTGTAAGTAGGCTAATAAAGGTGTTATGTGTGATCCCTGTTTTATGCATCTGCAGAGGAGTCACACCCTGATAGCAGAGAATGCTTTGTAAAATGTCCATCAGTATGAAccaatcacattcatacaccactgacgCAGCAGAGGGACCCAAtcagggttcagtgtcttgccaaaggacattATAACATGAggctgcaagagctggggattgaacccccgacctttaGGTTTAGAGAAGACCAACATCTGTAACGTAGTGTTGTATTAAAGTAgttcatgtgaatgtgtgtttcctCTAACCAGGTGGAGTGGCGGAGTGTCTGAAGACGGCATACTCTTGCTTCCTGCGTTCCTGCAGAGCTGGAGGGAAGAAGTCCACAGACGCCTGTCATAATGTGGCTCTATTAGCTCACGATGGAAGAGCAATGGAGGGAGAGCCTGACCTCTCTGCCGCCCGAGAGTACTATGAGAAGGCATGCGCCGGAGGTTTCGCCCCCTCCTGTTTTAACCTTAGCGCTCTTTACATCAATGGAAACGCTAAAGGCCTGAGTCCGGACATGAATCTGGCTCTGCGGTACGCCAACAGAGCCTGTGAGCTGGGACATGTGTGGGGCTGTGCCAATGCCAGCCGCATGTACAAAATGGGAGACGGCACGGACAAGGACGAGAAGAGAGCCGAGGAGCTGAAGAACCGAGCCAGAGAATTGCACGGGTTAGAGAAGGAGAGGCAGCTCAAGTTTGGAGAGTGAACTGAATTAAATGACCATGGATTATTATTAAATTTGCATCAGGATCTTTattgatgtgtgtgagtgttttaaaGAAGAGACGTCTCAGTGTGTAGACAATGTAGACGAGATGAAAGCAGGATAGGAGTTTGTTTTAAGACACAACTAACTCATGTACAAGACAAAGTGGATACAGATGGATGCCAGAGTCAACAGAGACCGAAGGTTCCCGACGGGAGCTTTAAGTGAGGT from Labrus bergylta chromosome 6, fLabBer1.1, whole genome shotgun sequence includes:
- the coa7 gene encoding cytochrome c oxidase assembly factor 7, translated to MAGLINFEDEAEVKQFLDNLGVEYSFQCYKEKDPEGCQRLADYLEGVKKNYVSSAQVLKHNCETHGHGESCYKLGAYHVTGKGGVAECLKTAYSCFLRSCRAGGKKSTDACHNVALLAHDGRAMEGEPDLSAAREYYEKACAGGFAPSCFNLSALYINGNAKGLSPDMNLALRYANRACELGHVWGCANASRMYKMGDGTDKDEKRAEELKNRARELHGLEKERQLKFGE